The following are encoded together in the Cervus elaphus chromosome 23, mCerEla1.1, whole genome shotgun sequence genome:
- the ACSS1 gene encoding acetyl-coenzyme A synthetase 2-like, mitochondrial yields the protein MAARCLGRGVGRLLGGLRGVGVRALAAPRLWSSASAPAAPPGSYQERIALAAREPAAFWGPLARDALVWDTPYHTVSDCDFRSGRISWFLGGQLNVSVNCLDQHVQKSPESIALIWERDEPGTEVKITYRELLETTCRLANTLKRYGVRRGDRVAIYMPVSPLAVAAMLACARIGAIHNVIFAGFSAGSLAGRINDAQCKVVITFNQGLRGGRVVQLKKIVDEAIKVCPSVQHVLVAHRTDNKVHMGDLDVSLEQEMAKEEPVCAPESMGSEDTLFLLYTSGSTGKPKGLVHTQAGYLLYAAVTHRLVFDYRPGDVFGCVADVGWITGHSYVVYGPLCNGATSVLFESTPVYPNAGRYWETVQRLKINQFYGAPTAYRLLLKFEDSWVKKYDRSSLRTLGSVGEPINHEAWEWLHRVVGDGRCTLVDTWWQTETGGICISPRPSEEGAEILPCMAMRPLFGIVPVLMDEKGNILEGGDVSGALCLSQAWPGMARTIYGDHQRFLDAYFKAYPGYYFTGDGAYRTEEGYYEITGRMDDVINISGHRLGTAEIEDAMADHPAVPETAVIGYPHDIKGEAAFAFVVLKDDAGDVDVVVKELRSVVADKIAKYAVPDQVLVVKRLPKTRSGKVMRRLLRKIVTGRAQDLGDTTTLEDPGVITEILSAYQEYKDKRGGTK from the exons ATGGCGGCGCGCTGCTTGGGCCGCGGCGTCGGGCGGCTACTAGGCGGCCTCCGCGGAGTTGGGGTGCGGGCGCTGgcggcccccaggctctggagcagcGCCTCCGCCCCTGCAGCGCCGCCCGGCTCCTACCAAGAGCGAATTGCACTGGCAGCTCGCGAGCCCGCCGCCTTCTGGGGGCCACTGGCGCGGGACGCTCTCGTGTGGGACACCCCCTACCACACGGTGAGCGACTGTGACTTCCGCAGCGGCAGGATCAGCTGGTTCCTGGGAGGCCAGTTAAACGTGTCCG TCAACTGCTTGGATCAGCACGTTCAGAAGTCCCCGGAGAGCATCGCTTTGATCTGGGAGCGAGATGAGCCTGGAACTGAAGTGAAGATCACCTACAG GGAGCTACTGGAGACCACGTGCCGCCTGGCCAACACACTCAAGAGGTATGGAGTCCGCCGAGGGGACCGAGTGGCCATCTACATGCCTGTCTCCCCGCTGGCTGTGGCTGCCATGCTGGCCTGTGCCAGGATCGGAGCCATCCACAATGTCATCTTTGCTGGCTTCAGTGCGGGGTCCTTGGCTGGGAGGATCAACGATG CCCAGTGCAAGGTGGTTATTACCTTCAACCAAGGACTCCGGGGAGGGCGTGTAGTGCAGCTGAAGAAGATCGTGGATGAAGCCATAAAGGTCTGCCCATCTGTCCAGCACGTCCTGGTGGCTCACAGGACAGACAACAAGGTCCACATGGGGGATCTGGACGTTTCCCTTGAGCAG GAGATGGCCAAGGAGGAGCCGGTGTGTGCCCCGGAGAGCATGGGCAGTGAGGACACACTCTTCCTACTGTATACCTCGGGGAgcactgggaagcccaaggggCTCGTCCACACCCAGGCGGGCTACCTGCTGTATGCTGCCGTGACGCACCGG CTTGTGTTTGACTACCGGCCAGGTGACGTCTTCGGCTGCGTGGCTGATGTCGGCTGGATCACAGGACACAGCTATGTGGTGTACGGGCCCCTCTGCAACGGAGCGACCAGCGTTCTTTTTGAGAGCACTCCAGTTTACCCCAATGCGG GTCGGTACTGGGAGACGGTGCAGAGGCTGAAGATCAATCAGTTCTATGGCGCTCCGACGGCCTACCGGCTGCTGCTGAAGTTCGAGGACTCCTGGGTGAAGAAGTACGACCGCTCCTCTCTGCGGACCCTGGGCTCAG TGGGAGAGCCGATCAATCACGAGGCCTGGGAGTGGCTGCACAGGGTGGTGGGGGACGGCCGGTGCACGCTGGTAGACACCTGGTGGCAGACAG AAACGGGGGGCATCTGCATCTCTCCGCGGCCCTCAGAGGAGGGGGCAGAGATCCTGCCCTGCATGGCCATGAGGCCCCTGTTCGGCATTGTTCCTGTTCTCATGGATGAGAAG GGAAACATCCTGGAGGGCGGAGATGTGTCTGGGGCTCTGTGCCTGTCCCAGGCCTGGCCGGGCATGGCCCGGACCATCTATGGAGACCACCAGCGATTCCTGGACGCCTACTTCAAGGCCTACCCTG GCTACTACTTCACGGGAGACGGGGCTTACCGAACAGAGGAGGGCTACTACGAGATCACTGGGCGCATGGACGACGTTATCAACATCAGTGGCCACCGGCTGGGGACGGCTGAGATCGAGGACGCCATG GCTGACCACCCCGCAGTGCCTGAGACCGCTGTCATTGGCTACCCGCACGACATCAAGGGAGAAG CCGCCTTTGCCTTCGTTGTGTTGAAAGATGACGCGGGTGATGTGGACGTGGTGGTGAAGGAGCTCCGGTCGGTGGTGGCCGACAAGATCGCCAAGTACGCAGTGCCCGATCAGGTCCTG GTAGTGAAACGTCTTCCAAAAACTCGGTCTGGAAAAGTCATGCGGAGGCTCCTGAGGAAGATCGTCACGGGCCGAGCTCAGGACCTGGGGGACACCACCACCCTGGAGGACCCCGGTGTCATCACGGAGATCCTGAGCGCCTACCAGGAATACAAAGACAAGCGGGGGGGTACCAAGTGA